The Heptranchias perlo isolate sHepPer1 unplaced genomic scaffold, sHepPer1.hap1 HAP1_SCAFFOLD_62, whole genome shotgun sequence genome contains the following window.
ttatttgtattattattacttatactgacattaatataCAGTGCccagcatccagttattataaacacaatctcacacagtctgatacttactccagttcctgtattttacagtgcgggttcctcagagcctcagacaatagtttcactcctgaatctcccagtttattgctccccagtctaaacacaaacagaccgagagtgagaaacaaactgaatccaatccacGATCTGATACAATTTttctctgatattacaggaaacactgaaaaatcttttggaaattaataaccagatttccctgtcactgacaatgaatcgcACTCTGTCCGACGCTccatatattcagggactgtcagtaaatgtatttattaaataaactgctgtctgtgtgaagcctttaaatgtccctTATTCCGGTCTCAtcccctgatgatcagaattaccctcctggatgtcagtgaccggtcccgtcatgtttggggaaacttctctcatttctgctgcttcttaaattccagattttatgggaatggggcgattttccccgaattaaatgataaagcggtgattatctgtactttatgcagtattatattaatctgtataatatctcggggtgagttatattgtgaaacgaCGCTAACTGCTGCTGTAAAATCCGTCCCACAGGATTTTATGTCACAAGGAACGTTTATTGTGTTCTGTTACAAGTTTTCAATGTCCCTGCACTCCGAGAttataggggaggggagtctctctgtTTTATCACATTAAACTGGCTCTACATTTAGTTCAGGTGTAACGGGCCTGACAGTTCTTgggaattttctgaagttccGTCGCCGAACAGAGCCTCTCACAAATGAGGGCAGATTATGGGTAATTCCCGACACTGCCCCTGGTTCACCCAGGAGCCTCCCGCTGTGTGTGGGGCCTcaccgctggccggtgtgtgtctgtactcctgggctCATATCCCACAACCCGTTCGATTGGAACCTTTTTACCGGCAGATTTTAGTTCACAAatcccactgaagtgtcggcctggattaatgagcgaggggcctgaatccacaaccttctgactcagaggcacgagtgctgccagctgggtgaagagatggtggatgtattggagagtgtgaagggcagtgtcattgatgagttaagataacaTACCGACGTCCAAAGGGGAAAGCTCAGCCCGCCCATTGACGGGTGTgtgcccgaaagctgtgttttgctctttgttactgaatgattggagtttctgcttccctctcctgcacacgttgacagtccggtgtCACCTGCacccacacctcggtaagagggaGGGATGCTCCGACACACAGACTGCTCAGTTAGTGTTGGCCAACGTGGAAGTAATAGTGAGAAGAAATCTCTTCAATGGGCGTATCTCCGACAGTAAGaaaaaaacagcaataaatattatttaatgcaattaaattatcagactctttcagtgacctgtatttactgatccgataaagactgtaaaatcccgACTCGTTCACAAGGATCAATTTTAGATTCTTCAGTCCTTagggaattactaaccgatcctcttatcatttgtcatgtttgggttgaatctgcttctctctggtttaacagaactgtttgtttcccttcattatgGAGCAACAATAAAATTTGTGCCTGTTTTACAATTGGCctaacagttagagacaaataaacagttacctcaacacctggcatttgtgcagtgcgggtcccagccgctggagtccttcacactggATGGAGCATTTCTGTAGATcgaggtgttttattgtatcacagagtccaatgacatgagacagcaccgcacagtcaatcggggtcagtcgcaaTCCACTAAATGTTAGTGTTTCCATCgatcccactgtgacccgagccagtgttttattttgagactcaaacaggtagtggaatgtgttcaggaggttccttttcccagtttcactctctgtctttccaatctgtccttcaaccttctccttcacccagtcaatcactccgcagatcgtttgatgaagaaatggacccagaaactcctccaggggccgagctgactgtgaggaggagagaccaacaacaaaacggagaaatatctcaaatcgcccatcttccttgctgtgggcttcactgaggagtttccggatgtcccctggatctggagtcaggaatcgTGCGAGTGcagctacaaactcttggatggtgaggtgcgggaatgtgtaaaccacactctgggcagaatcatctctctccaaaagttccatcatgaacccagacaggaactgggaaggttgcagattgtacttgatcaaatctccatttctaaacacaatcttcttctcggagactccagtgaaggccatctcaccggccttcagtaacacatcacggggggattcaatctctcggccatggtttttcagaatgttgtaaatatagtaggaatatagttgggtgatggtcttgggaactcgctgctgtttcctgtctctttgtgtgaagaagggacccagtgacagaccgaggatccagcagtaggaagggttgtaacacatggtgtacaggatctcgttctcctccacatgtttgaaaacagctgctgccaccgtctgatcttcaaaatacttgttgaaatattccttccgttcttcaccaacaaatcccaggatttcagcccagacactgatctcagccttttccaataaatgtaatgcagtggggcggctggtcaatagcactgaacatcctgggagcagcttagaatcatagaatcatagaagttacaacatggaaacaggcccttcggcccaacatgtccatgtcgcccagtttataccactaagctagtcccaatttcctgcacttggcccatatccctctatacccatcttacccatgtaactgtccaaatgctttttaaaagacaaaattgtacccgcctctactactgcctctggcagctcgttccaggcactcaccaccctttgagtgaaaaaattgcccctctggacccttttgtatctctcccctctcaccttaaatctatgccccctcgttatagactcccctacctttgggaaaagattttgactatcgaccttatctatgcccctcattattttatagacttctataagatcaccccataacctcct
Protein-coding sequences here:
- the LOC137317428 gene encoding NLR family CARD domain-containing protein 3-like isoform X1 produces the protein MCYNPSYCWILGLSLGPFFTQRDRKQQRVPKTITQLYSYYIYNILKNHGREIESPRDVLLKAGEMAFTGVSEKKIVFRNGDLIKYNLQPSQFLSGFMMELLERDDSAQSVVYTFPHLTIQEFVAALARFLTPDPGDIRKLLSEAHSKEDGRFEIFLRFVVGLSSSQSARPLEEFLGPFLHQTICGVIDWVKEKVEGQIGKTESETGKRNLLNTFHYLFESQNKTLARVTVGSMETLTFSGLRLTPIDCAVLSHVIGLCDTIKHLDLQKCSIQCEGLQRLGPALHKCQVLRLGSNKLGDSGVKLLSEALRNPHCKIQELELCDNDLTNSCIKDLSSALRTNRSLTGLDLSNNKLGNSAVKLPSEALRNPDCKIQKLGLWGNDLTDSCSEDLSSALSANLSLTVLNLSYNKLGDSGVKLLSAALRNPDCKIQELELSLNQFCPNGKRNLESLRESRPGLRVEI
- the LOC137317428 gene encoding NLR family CARD domain-containing protein 3-like isoform X3, with product MCYNPSYCWILGLSLGPFFTQRDRKQQRVPKTITQLYSYYIYNILKNHGREIESPRDVLLKAGEMAFTGVSEKKIVFRNGDLIKYNLQPSQFLSGFMMELLERDDSAQSVVYTFPHLTIQEFVAALARFLTPDPGDIRKLLSEAHSKEDGRFEIFLRFVVGLSSSQSARPLEEFLGPFLHQTICGVIDWVKEKVEGQIGKTESETGKRNLLNTFHYLFESQNKTLARVTVGSMETLTFSGLRLTPIDCAVLSHVIGLCDTIKHLDLQKCSIQCEGLQRLGPALHKCQVLRLGSNKLGDSGVKLLSEALRNPHCKIQELELCDNDLTNSCIKDLSSALRTNRSLTGLDLSNNKLGNSAVKLPSEALRNPDCKIQKLGLSLNQFCPNGKRNLESLRESRPGLRVEI
- the LOC137317428 gene encoding NLR family CARD domain-containing protein 3-like isoform X4; translated protein: MCYNPSYCWILGLSLGPFFTQRDRKQQRVPKTITQLYSYYIYNILKNHGREIESPRDVLLKAGEMAFTGVSEKKIVFRNGDLIKYNLQPSQFLSGFMMELLERDDSAQSVVYTFPHLTIQEFVAALARFLTPDPGDIRKLLSEAHSKEDGRFEIFLRFVVGLSSSQSARPLEEFLGPFLHQTICGVIDWVKEKVEGQIGKTESETGKRNLLNTFHYLFESQNKTLARVTVGSMETLTFSGLRLTPIDCAVLSHVIGLCDTIKHLDLQKCSIQCEGLQRLGPALHKCQVLRLGSNKLGDSGVKLLSEALRNPHCKIQELELWGNDLTDSCSEDLSSALSANLSLTVLNLSYNKLGDSGVKLLSAALRNPDCKIQELELSLNQFCPNGKRNLESLRESRPGLRVEI
- the LOC137317428 gene encoding NLR family CARD domain-containing protein 3-like isoform X5; this encodes MCYNPSYCWILGLSLGPFFTQRDRKQQRVPKTITQLYSYYIYNILKNHGREIESPRDVLLKAGEMAFTGVSEKKIVFRNGDLIKYNLQPSQFLSGFMMELLERDDSAQSVVYTFPHLTIQEFVAALARFLTPDPGDIRKLLSEAHSKEDGRFEIFLRFVVGLSSSQSARPLEEFLGPFLHQTICGVIDWVKEKVEGQIGKTESETGKRNLLNTFHYLFESQNKTLARVTVGSMETLTFSGLRLTPIDCAVLSHVIGLCDTIKHLDLQKCSIQCEGLQRLGPALHKCQVLRLGSNKLGDSGVKLLSEALRNPHCKIQELELCDNDLTNSCIKDLSSALRTNRSLTGLDLSNNKLGNSAVKLPSEALRNPDCKIQKLG
- the LOC137317428 gene encoding NLR family CARD domain-containing protein 3-like isoform X2: MCYNPSYCWILGLSLGPFFTQRDRKQQRVPKTITQLYSYYIYNILKNHGREIESPRDVLLKAGEMAFTGVSEKKIVFRNGDLIKYNLQPSQFLSGFMMELLERDDSAQSVVYTFPHLTIQEFVAALARFLTPDPGDIRKLLSEAHSKEDGRFEIFLRFVVGLSSSQSARPLEEFLGPFLHQTICGVIDWVKEKVEGQIGKTESETGKRNLLNTFHYLFESQNKTLARVTVGSMETLTFSGLRLTPIDCAVLSHVIGLCDTIKHLDLQKCSIQCEGLQRLGPALHKCQVLRLGSNKLGDSGVKLLSEALRNPHCKIQELELCDNDLTNSCIKDLSSALRTNRSLTGLDLSNNKLGNSAVKLPSEALRNPDCKIQKLGLTDVGLTDSCTEDLSSALSTNRSLTDLSLGSNSFTDRSVPALRSLILTRKSLERIGLSLNQFCPNGKRNLESLRESRPGLRVEI